In one Alteribacter lacisalsi genomic region, the following are encoded:
- a CDS encoding cytochrome d ubiquinol oxidase subunit II has translation MTEPYIAITIIWAFLFIYAIAGSIDFGAGFWAMYYTRKDNTEASVIANRYLSPSWEVTNVFLVLLVVALVGFFPGAASYLGTLMIMPFSLVLILLTIRGTFMIYAYSSKKYSRMLTIISGTTGLFIPALLVATLPIAIGGFMSIGEGRDYLLFDQIFSSPTLYTHVGFGLSTELFLSALLLADYSREAKSEATYLVYRRNALWLGPVTLLFAVAATITLLPEAGWMVDNMASVWYLFALSLVAFLIGYGAMFMKSNRENLGRPRLAVIMIVIQFGLASFGYGFSHMPYILYPDLTIQDAFTDPAMFRWLLVGYGVGMALLIPAFIVFWRLFMKDKRYLQAEK, from the coding sequence ATGACCGAACCGTATATTGCTATCACCATCATCTGGGCGTTTCTTTTCATCTATGCGATCGCCGGCTCCATCGACTTCGGTGCCGGTTTCTGGGCGATGTACTATACCCGTAAGGATAACACGGAAGCCTCCGTCATTGCCAACCGGTACCTTTCCCCGTCATGGGAGGTTACGAACGTCTTCCTCGTGCTTCTCGTCGTCGCACTGGTAGGCTTTTTCCCGGGTGCTGCCTCGTACCTTGGCACCCTGATGATCATGCCGTTCAGCCTCGTGCTGATCCTGCTCACGATCAGAGGGACGTTCATGATCTACGCATACTCGTCGAAAAAGTACAGCCGGATGCTGACGATCATTTCCGGTACAACCGGACTGTTCATTCCCGCGTTGCTTGTGGCGACGCTCCCGATTGCCATAGGCGGCTTCATGAGTATCGGAGAAGGACGGGACTATCTTCTTTTTGACCAGATCTTTTCAAGTCCAACGCTCTACACGCACGTAGGCTTCGGTCTGAGTACGGAACTGTTTCTTTCAGCCCTGCTGCTTGCCGACTACTCCCGGGAGGCAAAATCGGAAGCAACATATCTTGTCTACCGCCGGAATGCCCTCTGGCTCGGGCCGGTCACCCTTCTGTTCGCCGTGGCGGCCACGATTACCCTGCTTCCGGAAGCCGGATGGATGGTCGACAATATGGCGAGCGTCTGGTACCTGTTTGCCCTCTCTCTCGTTGCCTTTCTCATCGGCTACGGCGCTATGTTCATGAAGTCCAACAGGGAAAATCTCGGACGGCCCCGACTGGCGGTCATCATGATTGTGATACAGTTCGGGCTGGCCAGTTTCGGCTACGGCTTTTCCCACATGCCGTATATTCTTTATCCGGATCTCACCATTCAGGACGCCTTTACCGATCCAGCCATGTTCCGCTGGCTTCTCGTCGGCTACGGGGTAGGCATGGCACTCCTCATCCCTGCTTTTATCGTATTCTGGCGCCTGTTTATGAAAGACAAGCGCTATCTGCAGGCGGAAAAATAA